The Mobula hypostoma chromosome 1, sMobHyp1.1, whole genome shotgun sequence genome includes the window AATGTACCCTATTTTTATATTGCACATTCCCCCAGCCTAAAGTAATGTCTCTGGGCACCTTTTAAACAGAGGTTCCAGTAGTCCATTGCCTTTCAGCAGCCCCTCAACCAAGTCAAGGCACTTTCCACTTAGCAGAAGCGGAGTTTATTTATTTAAGTAGACTAGAGCACTGTGCAGCCTTGATGAGGGGTGCGAATTGCTGTCTGGTAGGATTGACTTAAAACTGTTAAGATTCTTTCTGGTGCTGATACAGGAGTGTGGTGTCTCAGTGTGTTGGTTTGTTTTTGACATACTGAAATCTCTGTTCTGCATTTCACAGGTCTAATTATGAAATGTCCTGCCTCTTGATGTCGTATGACATGAACTGCACTGATTGTAACGTGAGCAGCTTAAGCAGCACAGCCATGGGAAAGATGATGCTGGGGCACAATGGAGTCCGAAGCAGCAGAGAGTATAAAGATAGGGCTGCTGATGGTGAGAGCAAACAGGAGTACCTTCCTAAGTACCGCAAAACGTATCCGCTCCGGAAACGTATTCATTGTCAGTCAGGCGATATCTCTTCCCTGGAAATTGCCAAGGATCTGGAAGGGATGTCGGTTGACGGAGCGAGTCCTACGCAGGCCATCACAGAGCACTGGGATTACCAAGGCAGCCGGGACAGACTACGAGCAGAAGGGCCTAAGGAAGAGAGAACTGAGGACACTGGAAAGGAGAATGACAGGACAGCAGCTGTGGTGCCACGTGCTGCTGAACCACGCCCTCGAAGGCTGGCCAGCCTGAATGCAGAGGCGGTCAACAACTTGTTGCTGGAACGCGAGGACTTCCCATCATCCAGCCGTCGATGCCGGAGGAGCACCAGCTGTAGCACGGAGTATATAGAGGGCAAGGCTGGGCATCCAGCCAAACGGCGGATGGGAAGCCTGGGCAGCTCGTCAGATGGCGAGGTCTTCGCCAAGGCGGAGAACGGCACTGCTCTGCCCAGTGGCAGCTGCCCAAATGTATCAGCTGAATCGCCAGCCAAAAAGCGCATGGCCAGCCTCAATGCTGCTGCATTTCTCAAGTTGAGCAATGCCAAGGACAACTCTGCCACCCGCCGCAGCCGGGCTGATGGGGAGGGCAAGCCCGGAAGGAGGGTGCCCTGCTCACATGCACTGGCTGGGCAGCAGTGCACGCAAGCCAAGAGGAAGGACCCACGGGGCAGCGTCGCTGCTGGACCATCACCAGTTGCCAGCGCTGGGGACTGCGAAGGGCCGCCAGGGACGGAATCTGCCTTCTCGGGCAGGTTGTCCAGTACTGCAGACCTTCCCTGCCAATATGCAGACAAGGCCAAGCAATATTTACGTCGATTCTCAATGTTCATGGGAGATCAAGCCATGGTTCAGCCTAAGTGTCAGGCTATGGAGGGGAGCATGCCTTCAAGTGCTGACTTTACACAGCCGTTCCAGTCGCACTCAAAATTGACTCTGCTGGATAATTTTGTGTCTGCTTCAGACCACTATGACCTGCTGCCTCCTGATGTCTGTCTTGCTTCCTCCGTGGATGAGCTCTACTTACAGTATGATAGAAATGACCTGTTGCCCATTGGATGCAACTCTCCACGCAGCTGCTCCATGTGTTCAGCCAGTTTCTCCTGTTGTACCTTACCTGATGATGAAGGGACCCTACTCGTGTCACAGAGCACTGTACCCTCAGGTATCCCTTTCTCATGTGCTCCATGCAGGGACTCCCTTTGCTTTGTGGGAGATACGGCCTCTGTACAGTGCGTGGGTGTCACTGGCTACGATCTTTGCCGAGTGCTTCATCCATCACTGAGTACGGACATAGTCGGGAGGACTTTAAACTCAAGCCAAACAAACTCTCTCCACAAACTGGGACAGAAAACAGGTAAGAAATCACCATTAGTAGAGCTTGTAAGATATCATCATGGACTGAGATGGTAGGTTTCCATTGGATGAATCTGAAATCGTTGAAAGGAAGTTTCAATTTTTCTCTGAATTTTGCTGTCTTGGTGCAGTAA containing:
- the bahd1 gene encoding bromo adjacent homology domain-containing 1 protein codes for the protein MSCLLMSYDMNCTDCNVSSLSSTAMGKMMLGHNGVRSSREYKDRAADGESKQEYLPKYRKTYPLRKRIHCQSGDISSLEIAKDLEGMSVDGASPTQAITEHWDYQGSRDRLRAEGPKEERTEDTGKENDRTAAVVPRAAEPRPRRLASLNAEAVNNLLLEREDFPSSSRRCRRSTSCSTEYIEGKAGHPAKRRMGSLGSSSDGEVFAKAENGTALPSGSCPNVSAESPAKKRMASLNAAAFLKLSNAKDNSATRRSRADGEGKPGRRVPCSHALAGQQCTQAKRKDPRGSVAAGPSPVASAGDCEGPPGTESAFSGRLSSTADLPCQYADKAKQYLRRFSMFMGDQAMVQPKCQAMEGSMPSSADFTQPFQSHSKLTLLDNFVSASDHYDLLPPDVCLASSVDELYLQYDRNDLLPIGCNSPRSCSMCSASFSCCTLPDDEGTLLVSQSTVPSGIPFSCAPCRDSLCFVGDTASVQCVGVTGYDLCRVLHPSLSTDIVGRTLNSSQTNSLHKLGQKTDKYKSLEPHCVTTPVTGHPVSPANPLSGCPVPTAPSAAEPVPQIQRPGLDTPATTRPHTLSMLKLTRECPQSSKPSNSSKPSLRNAVYQPAQQNKAGTGHTESRQQRISRRRATNGWLPVGEPYEKPVYVVGEVQPLIRKCYSAVERDGEVVKVRDTVLLKSGPRKKSIPYVAKVSALWEDPTSGELMMSLYWYYRPEHIQGGRNPSIHCENEIFASRHQDENSVACIEEKCYVLTFSEYCRFCALAKWREEGFPDQRLVVPPSEEYSTPSHRKVPENTDPDLVFICRHVYDFRHGRTLKNPQ